The genomic region GGTGAAACCTTCGGGAAGACGGATCGTTCGCAATGCCATTCTTACATCCCAAACAGCGATGCCGCGGCAACAGCTGCACTATCCATCAGCGGGTTCGGGAAGAAGACGAAGGCCAGGATGATGATCGTGGCAACCGCCATGATGACATTCATCTCGGTACCATTGCGATCAAAGCCTTCGACCGGCTCGTCGAAATACATGACCTTGATGATACGCAGGTAGTAATAGGCACTGACGACCGAGGTCACGAGGCCAATTACTGCAAGCGTCACAAGACCGGAATCGACGGCTGCCTTGAAGACATAGAACTTGCCAAAGAAGCCAGCCAGCGGCGGGATACCTGCCATCGAGAACATGAAGATCGCAGTGATCGCAGCCATCAGCGGCTTGGTTTTCGCAAGACCGGCGAGATCGGTGATTTCCTCGTTCATGCGGTCGTTACGACGCATGCACAGGATGACGGCAAAGGTGCCAAGGTTCATGACAAGGTAAATACCCAGATAAACCAGAACACCGGTGACACCTTCCTGCGTGCCTGCGGCCAGACCGACAAGTGCGAAACCAACGTGACCGATGGACGAATAGGCCATCAGACGTTTGATGTTTTCCTGACGGAGTGCAGCAAACGAACCAACCGCCATCGACAGGATGGAGATCAGGACAATGATCTGCTGCCAGTCTTCAACAGCACCGCCAAACGGACCAACGGCAACGCGGATGAACAGCGCCAGGCCGGCAATCTTCGGGGCAACCGCAAAGAAGGACGTGACCGGGGTCGGCGCACCTTCATAAACGTCCGGGGTCCACATGTGGAACGGAACAGCGGAAACCTTGAAGCACAGACCGGCAAAGATGAAGGCCAGACCAACCAGCGCACCCAGCGGCAGTTCACCACCGACAAGCGTATTGCCAAGAACAGTGAAGTTCGTGGTGCCGGTGAAGCCATAGACCATTGACATGCCATACAGCAGGATACCCGAGGCGATCGAACCGAGGATGAAGTATTTCAGACCCGATTCCGTCGAACGCACGGTGTCACGGCGGATTGCCGCAACAACATAAAGCGCAAGTGACTGCAGTTCGAGGCCAAGATACAGCGACAGCATATCGGTTGCCGATACCATCGCCATCATGCCAAGGGTGGCAAGAGAGATCAGGATCGGGAACTCGAAGCGTGCCATGTTTTCACGCTCGGCAAAGTTCATGGCCATAATGATACCGGTTGCAGAACCGATCAGGATCAGAACCTTGCAGAACTTGGCAAACGGATCAGCGCTGAACTGACCAAAGAATGCCGAACCACCATCACCCATCACCACCAGTGCAATGGTAATGACCTGGGCGGCAACTGCCAGCCAGGATACGGTGCGGAAGGATTTGTCCTTGCCGGCGAAAACCCCAAGCATCAACAGCGCCAAGGCAGAAACTGCCATAAACATTTCGGGCAGCGCGGCCCCGAGGTTGAGCATAGAAACTCCCATGTTCATTCCCCTCAATTCGCAGCCAGCTGGGCGGCTTGTGCCGCTGCAGCCTGGGCCGTTTCGACCTGGTTGACGAGGTTCTCAACCGAGACATGCATGATGTCGAGGAAGGAGACCGGATAGACCCCCATCCACAGAACGATGATCACCAGCGGTGCAAAGATAATCCATTCACGCGGGCTCAGATCGAGGATGGTTTTCAGGTTCTCTTTGGTGAGTGCCCCGAAAATAATCCGGCGATAGAGATACAGCGCATAGGCCGCACCAAGGATCAGACCGGTTGCCGCAAAGAAGGCGACCCAGGTGTTGGCTTCGAACGCACCGAGAAGTGCGAGGATTTCGCCAACGAACCCACCCGTCCCCGGCAGACCAACCGATGCCATGGTGAAGAACATGAAGATCAGTGCGTAGCTCGGCATACGGTGGACAAGACCACCATAGGCGTCGATTTCACGGGTATGGATACGGTCATAGACCACACCGACACACAGGAAGAGTGCACCGGAAACCACACCGTGGCTGAGCATCTGGAAGATCGAACCTTCGATACCATGCTGGTTAAAGGTGAATGCACCGATGGTAACAATCCCCATATGGGCGACCGACGAATATGCAATCAGCTTTTTCATGTCCTGCTGCGCAAGGGCGACCAGCGACGTATAGATGATTGCAACAATCGACAGCGTGAAGACGAGCGGTGCGAAGGTTTCAGATGCCAGCGGCATCATCGGCAGCGAGAAACGCAGGAAACCGTAACCACCCATTTTCAACAGCACGCCAGCCAGGATCACAGAACCAGCCGTCGGTGCCTCAACGTGGGCATCAGGCAGCCAGGTATGGACCGGCCACATCGGCACCTTGACGGCGAACGATGCAAAGAAGGCCAGCCACAGCCAGAGCTGCATATTATAATCGAAGCCGTATTCCATCAGGGTCGGGATATCGGTGGTGCCCGCTTCGAAATACATCGCAAGCAGTGCCACCAGCATCAGGACCGAACCAAGAAGGGTATAAAGGAACAGCTTGAATGCCGCATAGACGCGACGCTGACCACCCCAGACGCCGATGATGATGAACATCGGGATCAGGACGCCTTCGAAGAACAGATAGAACAGCAGACCGTCAAGGGCACTGAACATACCGACCATCATCGTTTCAAGAACGAGGAAGGCGATCATGTATTCCTTCACGCGCTTCTGGATGGCTTCCCATGCCGACAGGATACAAATCGGTGTGAGGAAGGTCGCAAGCAGGACGAAGAGAACGGAAATACCGTCAACGCCCATGTGATAGGAAATGTTCAGACCCGGCATCCAGTCCGCCTGTTCGACGAACTGGAAATCTGCGGTCGTTGCATCGAAGTTCACCCACAGCATCAAGGATACGAGGAACGTGAACCCCGAGGTCCAAAGCGCAACCCAACGGGAATTGCGGGCAACAGTCGCCTCTTCACCATTGATCAGCAGCAGCAGGGCTGCACCGACCAGTGGCAGGAAAGTGACGATCGAAAGAATTGGCCAATCACTCATCGCCCGTTAACCCATCTTCCAAATTGTGTAGGAGACCAGCGCTGCAATGCCGATCAGCATCGCAAATGCATAGTGATAGACGAAACCACTCTGAATGGCGCTGACGCGACGTGCGATGTTACGGCAAGCAGCAGCAACACCATCCGGACCGCAACCATCAATGATGGCACCATCCCCTGATTTCCAGAAGCCATAGCCCAAAGCAAAGGCGGGCTTGACGAAAATCTTGTCATAGAGTTCGTCGAAGTACCATTTGTTCAGCGCGAAGCGGTAAACACCGTTGAAGGTGTTGGCCAGCGTGCGCGGAAGCGACGGCACGAGCTTGTACATGACAATCGCAAGCGACAGACCGGTGATCATGGCAACAAACGGTGCCCATTTCACCCAACCCGGAACATGGTGTGCATTTTCCAGAGCGTTGTGACCTTCGGCCATGAAGAGTGCGCCATTCCAGAAGGTCAGCATTTCTTCAAAGTCGCCGCCACCGAACCAGTCCTTGGCGAACCAGCCGGCAAAGACAGCACCGACGGTCAGGAACAGGAGCGGACCGGTCATGATCGCCGGGCTTTCATGCACGTGCGCCATGGTGCGTTCATCAGCGCGCGGTGCGCCAAAGAAGGTCAGGAAGATCAGACGCCAGCTATAGAACGAGGTCATCAGAGCCGCAAGGATACCCGCCCAGAACGCATACAGGCCA from Thalassospira indica harbors:
- the nuoN gene encoding NADH-quinone oxidoreductase subunit NuoN translates to MGVSMLNLGAALPEMFMAVSALALLMLGVFAGKDKSFRTVSWLAVAAQVITIALVVMGDGGSAFFGQFSADPFAKFCKVLILIGSATGIIMAMNFAERENMARFEFPILISLATLGMMAMVSATDMLSLYLGLELQSLALYVVAAIRRDTVRSTESGLKYFILGSIASGILLYGMSMVYGFTGTTNFTVLGNTLVGGELPLGALVGLAFIFAGLCFKVSAVPFHMWTPDVYEGAPTPVTSFFAVAPKIAGLALFIRVAVGPFGGAVEDWQQIIVLISILSMAVGSFAALRQENIKRLMAYSSIGHVGFALVGLAAGTQEGVTGVLVYLGIYLVMNLGTFAVILCMRRNDRMNEEITDLAGLAKTKPLMAAITAIFMFSMAGIPPLAGFFGKFYVFKAAVDSGLVTLAVIGLVTSVVSAYYYLRIIKVMYFDEPVEGFDRNGTEMNVIMAVATIIILAFVFFPNPLMDSAAVAAASLFGM
- a CDS encoding NADH-quinone oxidoreductase subunit M, which codes for MSDWPILSIVTFLPLVGAALLLLINGEEATVARNSRWVALWTSGFTFLVSLMLWVNFDATTADFQFVEQADWMPGLNISYHMGVDGISVLFVLLATFLTPICILSAWEAIQKRVKEYMIAFLVLETMMVGMFSALDGLLFYLFFEGVLIPMFIIIGVWGGQRRVYAAFKLFLYTLLGSVLMLVALLAMYFEAGTTDIPTLMEYGFDYNMQLWLWLAFFASFAVKVPMWPVHTWLPDAHVEAPTAGSVILAGVLLKMGGYGFLRFSLPMMPLASETFAPLVFTLSIVAIIYTSLVALAQQDMKKLIAYSSVAHMGIVTIGAFTFNQHGIEGSIFQMLSHGVVSGALFLCVGVVYDRIHTREIDAYGGLVHRMPSYALIFMFFTMASVGLPGTGGFVGEILALLGAFEANTWVAFFAATGLILGAAYALYLYRRIIFGALTKENLKTILDLSPREWIIFAPLVIIVLWMGVYPVSFLDIMHVSVENLVNQVETAQAAAAQAAQLAAN